The nucleotide sequence agtaggtaggcagagaggttagAATGGAATGTAGACATCCCATGTtgaacaatcatttttttttttaagattttatttatttgacagacagagatcccaagtaggcagacaggcaggcagagggagagaggaggaagcaggccccccgccgagcagagagccgaaggcagaggccctaacccactgagccacccaggcgcccctgaacaatCATTTTGAGCACCTACTTTAGGTATAGCTGAGCTTTACGAGAGAAATAAGATTGCATTGTATAAATAATGATACAAGATTTAGTGCCAGATATATTAGCTAGGATAGAAGCGGGGGAAAAGATTTGGGAGGCGGTGGAACTTGAGGTATAgctaagagagaaagggaaggaaggcctTGAAGGGTGATTTCCCCTGCGAAGGCTCAGAATTGTTAGGAACAAACCATTGTATTACGAGGTCATGAGGAAACTAGCTTGACAGAGCACTTAGGTTGTCGAGTGGAGGGATGTTGGAGGATAGGACGAGCTGGTTTTGGATGGCTTTGAAGGGTAGGATTAGcagttttcagaatttttagtatgtTAGAGCTTACAGGTCCTTTAGAGGTAAGGTTCTGAAGTCTGGAAAGGACTTACCCAGGGTCATTCAGCCAGTTGATGCCAGAGCCAGAACTGGAACCCAGGATAGTCCATTACACAATCtggtttgtgtatttttgataaaATCATACCAGACATTCTCGTGAGATTGTAAGTCTCTTGAGGGTAGCTACTTTTGAGCATTTGCTGAGTCTAGGATATAGTCCTTTAAGGAAAGTACTTTTTTTGTATTCTCCATAATGTGTAGGACTATAACTCCTTCCGCGTAGGTGCTCAAGACATACCTGTTGATTGCTACATCCCTGAGGAACTGAGTTACATGTTCAGATGAGGATATACCTTGCAGTGGTCGATTTAATTCAAGTAGGAGTCACTGACGACAATATTAATGGTTTCCTAGCCACTAACTCCTACTGTCTCTACTTTGTCTTCCTGAGTAGGGAGCCAAAGGGGGATTGGACCACACAGATGGCAAAATGATaatgatgtgggtttttttgtttttttttggctGGGTACAGTATACTTTATTGATGGTACATGACAAGGTAGGGctccccaagcccctccccttcttcagGGGGTCTGGGATGGATAAGAAAAGCCATCTTTTGTttggaaagtaaataaaatctaaggcaTTAGACTCGCCAAAAGATTGTTGGCATCTGAGTCAGAGAAATGGCCACAGGGAATCAAAGCTTCTTGTGtgcagaaataaataagtaagtaactaAATAAAGTTGCATCTAAACTTCCTGTTATAGAACTTTTCTTCTAAAGATGTATAACTGGTCATATTCGGATGTCGCAACCACACTCACGACTGACCTTGCCTGAAGGGTGTTGTAAGCCAGTGTTAAGCTGTTCACTGGAACGAAGGTGGTAACTTTATTTAAAGAATCACTGTCTTTTGTGCCTGCCAGGATCATTTTCGGTGTCCTTAATATGCTGTAAAGCCCTTCCTGATTCCCGAGCGAAGACTGAGCCTCACATAGTAGTCAACACACCAGTGCTGGCCTCCCACCCCAATACAGGGCTTCTGCCTTCATATGATATAGTAATTCGATACTCGTTAACCATTGTGGGTTCTTCTCACAGGGTTCAGATTAGGCAACGTGGTACATGCTGTGCAGGCGACCCAGGAGAGCGTTCACGCCACTGACCTGGTGCCCCGCGTATGCCTGACGTTAGCCAACGTGAACCGTGTGCTTTATTTCATCTGTGATACCGTCCTCTGGGTGAGGAGCGTAGGCCTTGCCTCCGGCATTAACAAAGAGAAATGGCGAATGTGGGCTGCCCGCCACTACTACTATTGTCTGCTGCTGAGCCTGGCCAGGGACCTGTACGAGCTCTCCCTGCAGATGGAACAGGCTGCACGCGACAGGGCGAGGGCGGAGCAGTCACTGTCTCAGGAGCCTCTTGGGTACAGCGTGGCCGATGAGGAAACAGAATGGCTCcagtccttcctcctcctcttgttCCGATCTctgaagaagcagcctcccttgCTCCTGGACACAGTGAAGAACTTCTGCGATCTCTTGAACCCCTTGGACCAGCTGGGGATCCATAAGTTCAATCCTGGCATCATTGGACTTGGAGGTCTTGTGTCCTCCATAGCGGGCATCGTCGTCGTGGCGTATCCGCAGATGAAGCTGAGGGTGCGCTGAAGCGGTTTCGGACGGAGACCGGCGCCTGCTTGAAAGACAGCGTCTAGGGTGCGTCTGCGTGAGGCACAGACCGCTGTCAAGCGGCACTTAAAGACTTGTTCGTGGGAGCATTTAGCGACTAGCGGTGTGAGCAAAGGTGGGGCCAAGAATGGAGAATGGGGCACGCGAAGATTTATAGGTGTTTTTTAGAGGGCTGGAGTGGCTTCTGAATTTCTGAGTATTTTCCTTTCgtctaacatttattgagcatcttatGCTCATAGTGGGAGCTCATTGTTTGCTAAATGTATAACGATTGAAAAAGGCCCAAACAGTTGAAACATTAATATACAGCAACCTTTGGGGTGCTTTTGTGCAACTACCGTAGGTCTGACATCAGCCCTCTCTCAGACCTAGTAAAGacctcttcctcctctgaccagataccacccccccacccccccacaggGCTTCTCCCTCGAGGACCACGGCCCCCCCCCCACAGCCTTTCATCATGGCAGTCCTGCCCTTCCTCTGTCCAGAAGTACAATCAGAAAAGCATCAGGCACCTTCGTGGTAGAAATGGTGACTTTAGGGAGTGCAGCGAGAAAGCAGATATCAGAAGCACGTAGAAAGGACTGGGGGCCCCTAATATGGGAGGTCATGACAGGTGCCTGTGGGTAGCCtgtgacagatgaggaaaccggtTAAAAAAAACAGACCTGCACCTCATTCCTCAGACTCCAAATCCAGTGTTTTTCAAGGATAGTTCATCGCCTTCCTGATTGAGTGGAGGTGTGAGACTCCTGTGTGAAAAGCCTTTTTTAGAACTTTGTTAGtggtttatagaaaaattaaagctGTATCTAGATTCACCagccagatttttttattt is from Mustela lutreola isolate mMusLut2 chromosome 7, mMusLut2.pri, whole genome shotgun sequence and encodes:
- the PEX11A gene encoding peroxisomal membrane protein 11A isoform X1; translated protein: MDTFIRFTNQTQGRDRLFRATQYTCMLLRYLLEPKAGKEKVVLKLKKLETSVSTGRKWFRLGNVVHAVQATQESVHATDLVPRVCLTLANVNRVLYFICDTVLWVRSVGLASGINKEKWRMWAARHYYYCLLLSLARDLYELSLQMEQAARDRARAEQSLSQEPLGYSVADEETEWLQSFLLLLFRSLKKQPPLLLDTVKNFCDLLNPLDQLGIHKFNPGIIGLGGLVSSIAGIVVVAYPQMKLRVR
- the PEX11A gene encoding peroxisomal membrane protein 11A isoform X2; translated protein: MWAARHYYYCLLLSLARDLYELSLQMEQAARDRARAEQSLSQEPLGYSVADEETEWLQSFLLLLFRSLKKQPPLLLDTVKNFCDLLNPLDQLGIHKFNPGIIGLGGLVSSIAGIVVVAYPQMKLRVR